The following proteins come from a genomic window of Salvia miltiorrhiza cultivar Shanhuang (shh) unplaced genomic scaffold, IMPLAD_Smil_shh fragScaff_scaffold_23_2, whole genome shotgun sequence:
- the LOC131002852 gene encoding probable zinc metalloprotease EGY1, chloroplastic: MGTLSSFSFSLISPNGGNFRDKFQNNRTKCLLCGEILLKRRRRLVARGDFGRLNSVIRSCYNGESNKSDDSSSSSSSNGERESNENSNLATMTPAEKKSEDNADDPPASASSREPSFTPAYSNFQVDSFKLMELLGPDKVDPSDVKVIKDKLFGYSTFWVTREEPFGDFGEGILFLGNLRGKREDVFSKLQTQLKEIMGDKYNLFMVEEPNSEEEDPRGGPRVSFGMLRKEVSEPGQTTLWQYVIAFLLFLFTIGSSVELGIASQVSRLPPEIVKYFTDPNAVEPPDMQQLVPFVESALPLAYGVLGVQLFHEVGHFFAAFPRKVKLSIPYFIPNITLGSFGAITQFKSILPDRKAKVDISLTGPFAGAALSFSMFSVGLLLSSNPSVAAGDMIQVPSMLFQGSLLLGLISRAVLGYATMHAATVSIHPLVIAGWCGLTTSAFNLLPVGCLDGGRAMQGSFGKNALIASGLATYSLLGLGVLGGPLSLPWGLYVLICQRNPEKPCLNDVSEVGTWRKVVFAAAIFLVVMTLLPVWDELAEELGIGLVTSL, translated from the exons ATGGGGACATTATCCAGCTTTAGTTTCAGTCTAATCTCTCCGAATGGGGGTAATTTCAGAGATAAATTTCAGAACAATCGCACCAAATGTTTATTGTGCGGTGAGATTTTGCTGAAGAGACGACGGCGGTTGGTTGCGAGAGGGGATTTCGGGAGGTTGAATTCTGTAATTAGGTCTTGTTATAATGGTGAAAGTAATAAGAGTGATGATAGCAGTAGTAGTAGTAGCAGCAACGGTGAAAGAGAAAGCAACGAGAATTCCAATTTGGCTACGATGACGCCTGCTGAGAAGAAATCCGAGGATAATGCCGATGATCCGCCGGCTTCTGCGTCTTCGCGG GAACCATCATTTACACCTGCTTACAGTAATTTCCAAGTAGACTCTTTTAAATTGATGGAATTGCTGGGCCCAGATAAGGTTGACCCTTCTGATGTAAAAGTTATCAAGGACAAGCTTTTTGGCTATTCAACCTTTTGGGTAACTAGAGAAGAGCCTTTTGGTGATTTTGGAGAAGGCATTCTTTTTCTTGGAAATCTTCGGGGAAAGAGGGAAGATGTCTTCTCAAAACTTCAGACTCAGCTGAAAGAAATAATGGGAGACAAGTACAACCTGTTCATGGTGGAGGAGCCTAATTCTGAAGAGGAAGACCCTCGGGGAGGCCCCCGCGTCAGTTTTGGCATGTTGCGCAAAGAGGTTTCAGAGCCAGGTCAAACAACGCTTTGGCAATATGTGATTGCTTTTCTATTGTTTCTTTTTACTATTGGTTCCTCAGTGGAGCTCGGGATAGCATCTCAG GTAAGTAGACTTCCTCCAGAGATAGTGAAATACTTCACAGATCCCAATGCTGTTGAACCACCAGACATGCAGCAGCTGGTTCCATTTGTGGAGTCTGCTTTGCCTCTGGCCTATGGCGTATTGGGGGTTCAGTTATTTCAT GAAGTTGGACATTTTTTTGCTGCTTTTCCACGGAAAGTAAAATTGAGTATTCCATATTTTATTCCAAACATTACCCTTGGTAGTTTTGGTGCGATCACTCAG TTCAAGTCTATTCTTCCTGATCGGAAAGCAAAAGTAGATATTTCCTTGACGGGACCATTTGCGGGAGCTGCTTTGTCTTTTTCAATGTTTTCTGTCGGGCTGCTGCTTTCATCAAACCCATCTGTGGCAGCAGGAGATATGATTCAGGTTCCAAGCATGCTCTTCCAGGGTTCTTTGCTGCTTGGGCTTATCAGCAGAGCTGTCCTAGGTTATGC GACTATGCATGCAGCAACAGTATCAATTCATCCTCTGGTGATTGCTGGCTG GTGTGGGTTGACGACATCAGCGTTTAACTTGCTACCTGTTGGATGTCTCGATGGCGGAAGAGCCATGCAG GGCTCTTTTGGGAAAAACGCACTGATTGCTTCTGGTTTGGCTACATACAGTCTGCTGGGTTTGGGAGTG CTGGGGGGTCCCTTATCGCTTCCTTGGGGATTATACGTGCTGATATGTCAG AGGAACCCAGAAAAGCCGTGCTTGAACGATGTATCGGAGGTTGGGACTTGGCGAAAGGTGGTGTTTGCTGCTGCAATTTTTCTTGTGGTGATGACGCTTCTCCCAGTGTGGGACGAGCTAGCAGAAGAGTTAGGTATAGGCCTTGTAACGTCGTTATAG